In one window of Arachis ipaensis cultivar K30076 chromosome B06, Araip1.1, whole genome shotgun sequence DNA:
- the LOC110263331 gene encoding uncharacterized protein LOC110263331, translating into MARFCDMPKDWMDLPRYSKEYINGVISFLEFAYSEGEPDGQQIQCPCKRCCNIEWYRRDVVFDHLVADGFVKGYRTWINHGERTIPMVVDDDTDDEGARDDIEGLLNDAFGDHAEGVTVGPNEEAKKFYNLIDGASQELYPGCKKFFTLSFTIRLYLLKCLHGWSNASFTSLLKLLKEAMPEINIPPSFHKTKAMIRDLGLDYKKIDACPNDCLLYR; encoded by the exons ATGGCAAG GTTTTGTGATATGCCGAAGGATTGGATGGATCTACCGAGGTATAGCAAAGAGTATATCAATGGTGTTATTAGTTTCTTAGAGTTTGCATACTCTGAGGGAGAACCGGACGGACAACAAATTCAATGTCCTTGTAAGAGGTGTTGTAACATTGAGTGGTATAGAAGAGATGTGGTATTTGACCATTTAGTAGCCGACGGATTTGTTAAGGGATATAGAACATGGATTAATCACGGGGAACGGACAATCCCGATGGTGGTTGATGATGACACGGATGATGAAGGTGCACGCGATGACATTGAAGGACTGCTTAATGATGCATTTGGAGATCATGCTGAGGGTGTTACTGTAGGTCCAAATGAAGAGGCTAAAAAGTTTTATAATTTAATAGATGGGGCAAGTCAAGAGTTATACCCGGGCTGCAAGAAATTTTTTACATTATCTTTTACCATCCGCCTGTACTTGTTAAAGTGTTTGCACGGTTGGAGCAATGCCTCCTTCACTTCCCTTCTTAAGCTATTGAAAGAGGCAATGCCTGAAATTAACATACCTCCATCTTTCCATAAGACGAAGGCTATGATAAGAGATTTAGGTCTGGATTATAAAAAAATCGATGCTTGTCCTAATGATTGCCTCCTGTATAGGTAA